From Aedes albopictus strain Foshan chromosome 1, AalbF5, whole genome shotgun sequence, one genomic window encodes:
- the LOC134285473 gene encoding leucine-rich repeat-containing G-protein coupled receptor 4-like, whose amino-acid sequence MEGILAILIVMISLNGIKPFTVSDGSNWHNSIEIYDFNWPADAASIGNISKHKTSFNFFNAIVDILPYNFTEPFEKCEGIEFEGGLVKSIHINPKLDDIYLYNTSTENVIIKPDMFYKLGDFRCVKTKLTHIPENINRLKHLKNLNLDGNLIEIVQMDQLNGLDNLKELFLSSNKIKHIYSDGPVSLPSLNSMYLNNNQLQHFDVCSWDMPSLSYLFLNGNNLTHFAIHQFLALEVLRIYENPVNCAWTDSLKNTSIRLYFHASCDKKSVDDFVLDCPPPTNHQLKQQISSVNTKLRQIEEKMLNNYQQVSDRMQKIEDLLQNLTARIIEQQNVSNDIIEAMYRIEMERASNHTKKIP is encoded by the exons atggAAGGGATTTTGGCTAT ACTTATTGTGATGATTTCACTGAACGGTATAAAACCGTTCACAGTGTCAGATGGTTCAAACTGGCATAATTCaattgaaatatatgatttcaacTGGCCTGCTGATGCAGCCTCGATAGGAAACATCTCAAAACATAAAACAAGTTTTAATTTTTTCAATGCAATAGTGGACATACTGCCATATAATTTCACTGAACCATTTGAGAAGTGCGAGGGAATTGAATTTGAAGGTGGATTGGTTAAATCAATCCACATTAATCCTAAGTTAGATGACATTTATTTATACAACACATCTACTGAAAATGTGATAATTAAACCTGATATGTTCTACAAACTGGGCGATTTCCGGTGTGTGAAAACAAAATTGACACATATCCCAGAGAATATCAATCGGTTGAAacatttgaaaaatttaaatCTTGATGGCAACTTGATAGAAATAGTTCAAATGGACCAGTTAAATGGGTTGGACAATTTGAAAGAACTTTTTCTTTCttctaataaaataaaacacattTACAGTGACGGTCCGGTGAGTCTGCCATCTCTCAATTCAATGTATCTTAACAACAATCAACTTCAACATTTTGACGTCTGCAGTTGGGACATGCCATCTCTTTCCTACCTTTTTCTCAATGGTAACAATTTGACACATTTCGCAATTCATCAATTTCTTGCGCTAGAAGTATTAAGAATTTATGAAAACCCAGTGAATTGCGCTTGGACAGATAGTTTAAAGAATACGTCAATACGGCTCTATTTCCATGCATCTTGTGACAAAAAAAGCGTCGATGACTTCGTATTGGATTGTCCACCACCAACTAATCATCAATTGAAGCAGCAAATTTCTAGTGTCAACACCAAGTTAAGacaaattgaagaaaaaatgtTGAACAACTATCAACAAGTTTCCGACAGAATGCAAAAAATTGAAGACCTGCTGCAAAATCTTACCGCAAGAATTATTGAACAGCAAAATGTCTCAAATGACATCATTGAGGCAATGTATCGAATTGAAATGGAGAGAGCTTCCAATCACACGAAGAAAATTCCATAA